The stretch of DNA ATAAATCCACTCTGCTTTGTGTAAGTCTTAGTATGGATTAGTTAAAGAGAAATGAGGAGGAGAGAAACATGTTACCTGATCATCAAACATTACGTATTCCAGGCCCCACCCCAATCCCACCTAGTGTGCAAAAAGCTATGGCACAAGGAATGATTGGACATCGCAGCTCTGATTTTAAGCAGCTTTTACAGGAAATAAGTCCACGACTAAAGCCCATCTTTGGCACCACACATGAGGTTTTATTGCTGACCAATAGTGGCACGGCGGGTCTAGAAGCGGCTGTCGTTAATTCACTTCAACCACATGATGAAGTGCTTGTTTTGGTCACTGGAGCTTTTGGTGAGCGTTTTGTAAAAATCTGCGAGACCTATCAGGCTCATGTTCACCGTCTTGATGTACAGCTTGGTCGTTCTGTTCAGCCAGAGCAGGTAAGCGAATTTCTTAAGCAATATCCAAAGGTAAAAGCTGTATTTGTCACCTATTGTGAGACCTCTACGGCTGTGCTAAACCCAGTAGCAGAGATAGCTACAGCCATTCATGACGTATCTGACGCTCTGGTGATTGTTGATGGAGTCTCCTGTGTCGGTGCTGTACCTATGCAGATGGATGAATGGGGTATTGATATCGTCGTTACGGGTTCACAAAAGGCATTTATGCTCCCTACTGGTCTTTCCTTCATAGCCATTAGTGAGAAGGCTCAAAAAATCATAGATCAGAATAAGCAGCCTCGCTTCTATTTAGATCTACGGAAATATAGAGATAGCATAAAGGAATTCTCTACTCCTTTTACCCCTGCTGTTTCCTTAATTCAAGGCTTACAGCAGACTCTAAATTTATTTGAAGAAGAAGGATTAGAGCAGGTATTTAAACGACATGTGCTTATGAGAGATATGACAAGAGCAGCCTGTCGAGCGTTAAACCTTCCTTTGCTTACATCTGATGAAGACGCCTCTCCTACGGTTACAGCAATAAGACCAATAGATTTTCAAGCAGATGAATTGAGAGGTATCTTGAAAAAGGAGTTTGGGATCACGATTGCTGGCGGCCAGCAGCAGCTTCAAGGCAAGATTTTCCGCCTTGGGCATATGGGCTATTGTGCTCCTTCCGATGTACTTCAGTATATCAGTGCTGTTGAAATTGCTTTAAAAAGACTGAAGGTAGAGATTGAATTAGGTCAGGGTTTAAAAGCTGCACAGGAGGTTTATTATCATGCCATTTAAAGTATTGATTAGTGATCCCCTTAGCGATGATGGGATACAGGTCTTGTTACAGGCTGAAGACGTTGAGGTGCATCGTCAGAGTGGTCTTTCGGAGGCTGAGCTGTGTAGCATCATTGCTGATTTTGACGCTCTCATAGTCAGAAGTCAAACTCAAGTAACTAAAGACCTGCTATCTCATGCTACAAAATTGAAGGTCATTGGTAGAGCAGGGGTCGGAGTAGATAATATTGCTCTTCAAGCGGCCACAGAGCTAGGAATTGTGGTGATTAACGCCCCTGACGGAAATACGATCTCAACGGCTGAGCATACGATGTCCATGCTTATGTCTTTATCAAGACGTATACCTCAAGCCTACCTCAAGCTAAAGCAAAATGAATGGGATCGGAAATCGTTTGTTGGCGTAGAGCTGAATGGAAAAACATTAGGTATTGTGGGGTTAGGACGTATTGGAGCAGAGGTAGCGAAGAGAGCAAAAGGCTTCAACATGCAAATTGTAGCCTTCGACCCATTTCTCACTCAAGAAAAAGCGGAAAAGCTTGGTATTCGCTACGCCGGGCTAGAAACTGTATTAGCTGAAGCAGATTTTATAACTGTGCATACTCCACTGCTTAAGGAAACTAAGCATTTGATTAGCCATAAGCAATTTGAGCTGATGAAGCAGGGTGTCCATATTCTTAACTGTGCCCGTGGTGGAATCATAGACGAAGATGCTTTGTATCATGCAATCATGAATAAAAAAGTGGCGGGTGCCGCATTAGACGTTTTTGAAATTGAACCTGCTGTAAATCATCCCCTTTTGGAGCTTCCAGAGGTAATTGCTACTCCACACTTGGGAGCCAGTACAGTAGAAGCTCAAGAAAATGTGGCTATTGATGTCAGCCATGAGGTCCTGCATATCCTAAGAGATCTACCCTTTAAAAATGCAGTGAACCTTCCTTCTGTTCCTAGTCACATTATGAAAAAAGTACAACCGTTCTTTGTGCTAAGTGAAAATCTGGGATCATTTTTAGCTCAGCTTACGATCGGTGCTCCGCAGGAGATTGATATTCAGTATTCAGGTGATTTAACTGAGCTGGATGTTGCTCCGCTGACCCGAAATGTAATTAAAGGCTTACTTGCTTATCATTTGGGCTATCAGGTGAATTATGTAAATGCTCCTCACCTAGCCAAGCTTAGGGATATAACAATTAGTGAAAAGAAAAATACCCTTAATAAAGGCTTTACTAATCTAATTACTGTCGAGCTAAAAACAAATCAAGAAACAAGAACCGTGTCAGGTACTCTGTTAAATGGATTAGGTTCAAGAATTGTTAAGGTTGATGAATTCTCGGTCGATGTGGTTCCAAAGGGACATTTAATTTACATTTGCCATCAGGATAAACCAGGAGTTATTGGCAGGGTAGGTACACTTCTTGGCACCCATGATGTGAATATCGCTACAATGCAGGTTGGGCGGGCAGACGTTGGGGGTGCTGCGATCATGATGCTCACCATTGATAAGCAAGCTAGAAAGGAAGTATTAGATCACCTAGGAGAGCTTGAAGAGATTGTGAATGTAACGGAAATTGATTTGTGATAGGATGAATTCAATAGTGGCTGTCCCAAAAGTAGTTTTTTCTACGTTAGGAAACGGCTCTTTTGTCTGCCTGCTTCCGCACCATGCCCAGCTCCCAGCGCACGGTGTAGCACTGCATGATGACGGTTGGTTGACCATCATCTTCTTCTAACGGTCATTTTAGACCCTTAGAGGGTGATTTTTAGCTCATTCTATTTCTAGCGGTCATTTTAGACTCTTAGAGCGAAAAAATCTAACCATTTCGATCTAAATACTCTTCTAAGGTGCAATTTTGTCCGTTAGAATTTGCAGAACTCCGAAAAGCACCTCTAAGGTGCAAATATGTCCATTAGAGCTCTCATTGAACATATATCTATGCAACTATATCCGTTAGAGCTCTCATTGGACATATATCTATCAGCTATATCCATTAGAGCTCTCATTGGACATATATCTATGCAACTATATCCATTAGAGCTCCCCATTTTGTTAACCCAAAGGAAAAGCTTCTCTTTTCCTTTTTGAGAATGTCTGTACCTCTGTATATCCTACCGATTGAGCAAGCTGTATGGATTGATCATACGCATAACCAATATGATCAGGGTGATGAGCATCCGAACACAATACAATCGTCACTCCAGCATCATAGCATTTTTGTAATAAAAGGGTATCTGGATAGATTTCACCGACAGGCTTACGTAAACCAGCCGTACTAATTTCAATGCTTGTACCTGAAGCAGCTAGGGCCTGAACAGCTCGATCATACTGCTGCTCTAAAAAAACTGTATCTGTAGGGCGATAATTAAAGATTTTCACCAAATCAATATGTCCTATAAAATCGAATAGCTTGGACTCTGCTAAAGTCACGACTTGATCAAAGTATGCTTCATACACCTCAAGGATATTTCTGCGTTCGTATTCACTTCTATACTCCATAAGATCAATGCCCCAATCCCCAATCCAATGGATGGAACCGATCACATAATCAAAGGGGTACGCTTCAATAAACGCTTGCATTTCATTTTCTTTCTCAGGTGTGTAATCCATTTCAATGCCCATCTTGACCTGTAAGCCTTCTTTTTGGGCTTGCTCAAACATACTCAAGTAAGAAGCAATTGGTAGCCCCCTTCTTCCATCGACCCAGGGATTGGATAGAATACCCTTCGTTTCATTAAAGAAGTAAGCATGCTCAGAAATACCAAGCTCAGAGATACCTTCTAGCTTGGCTTTTTCTATATATTTTTTTAGCCAATCTATGGAAAAGTCGCCTGTTTCATGCATATGTACATGGTAGTCTGTTCGCATCCCTATTACTCCTGTTCTTTTTGCTTTATCATAACATGTCTAGCTACCGAAAAAAACGCCCTAATGAAAATAACAAAGAAAGGACAATACTAATGATGATCATCGTTGTTATAGGAAAAAACACTTTAACATTTTCACGGTTAATCACGATATCCCCTGGCAGCTTACCAAAGGGGATGAATCGACCAAATATCTGCCAGATCAAACCTGCAAGAATAAGGGCAATACCACCAATGATCAACCATTTAGCTATTGGATTCATAATCTGGTCTCACCTCATACTTTTGACTCAATTTCAACCATAAGATGACCGTAGCTGTTAGGCATAACGCTTAAGAGCTACAAATTAAAGGAAGGTGTTTTCTATGTTCCATATGAAGTACCATACCCGTTATATTGGGGTTTTAACACTATGTTTCCTCTTGCTCCTTCACCCTATTCCTGTTTCGGCAATCGGTCAGGCTCAACAAGCTAGTCCACTAAATCAACAGCCAGCTATAGAAGCTGAATTTGAGGGTGTCCATCTAGAAATAGATATTGCCACCAATGTTCTTAAGATATTTCTTAACACACAGCTGATGTATACGTTTAAGGTAGCTACTGGGAAAAACAAAACTCATACTCCTTTAGGGAAATTTCGAATTGTAACAAAAGTAGAAAAGCCTTGGTATTTACCTAAAAACATCGCTGGTGGAGATCCGAAAAATCCCTTAGGAACACGTTGGTTAGGGTTAGACGTACCTTACACTAGCGGTTATAAATATGGTATTCATGGCACCAATAATCCC from Bacillus horti encodes:
- a CDS encoding pyridoxal-phosphate-dependent aminotransferase family protein translates to MLPDHQTLRIPGPTPIPPSVQKAMAQGMIGHRSSDFKQLLQEISPRLKPIFGTTHEVLLLTNSGTAGLEAAVVNSLQPHDEVLVLVTGAFGERFVKICETYQAHVHRLDVQLGRSVQPEQVSEFLKQYPKVKAVFVTYCETSTAVLNPVAEIATAIHDVSDALVIVDGVSCVGAVPMQMDEWGIDIVVTGSQKAFMLPTGLSFIAISEKAQKIIDQNKQPRFYLDLRKYRDSIKEFSTPFTPAVSLIQGLQQTLNLFEEEGLEQVFKRHVLMRDMTRAACRALNLPLLTSDEDASPTVTAIRPIDFQADELRGILKKEFGITIAGGQQQLQGKIFRLGHMGYCAPSDVLQYISAVEIALKRLKVEIELGQGLKAAQEVYYHAI
- the serA gene encoding phosphoglycerate dehydrogenase, whose protein sequence is MPFKVLISDPLSDDGIQVLLQAEDVEVHRQSGLSEAELCSIIADFDALIVRSQTQVTKDLLSHATKLKVIGRAGVGVDNIALQAATELGIVVINAPDGNTISTAEHTMSMLMSLSRRIPQAYLKLKQNEWDRKSFVGVELNGKTLGIVGLGRIGAEVAKRAKGFNMQIVAFDPFLTQEKAEKLGIRYAGLETVLAEADFITVHTPLLKETKHLISHKQFELMKQGVHILNCARGGIIDEDALYHAIMNKKVAGAALDVFEIEPAVNHPLLELPEVIATPHLGASTVEAQENVAIDVSHEVLHILRDLPFKNAVNLPSVPSHIMKKVQPFFVLSENLGSFLAQLTIGAPQEIDIQYSGDLTELDVAPLTRNVIKGLLAYHLGYQVNYVNAPHLAKLRDITISEKKNTLNKGFTNLITVELKTNQETRTVSGTLLNGLGSRIVKVDEFSVDVVPKGHLIYICHQDKPGVIGRVGTLLGTHDVNIATMQVGRADVGGAAIMMLTIDKQARKEVLDHLGELEEIVNVTEIDL
- a CDS encoding histidinol-phosphatase HisJ family protein; translation: MRTDYHVHMHETGDFSIDWLKKYIEKAKLEGISELGISEHAYFFNETKGILSNPWVDGRRGLPIASYLSMFEQAQKEGLQVKMGIEMDYTPEKENEMQAFIEAYPFDYVIGSIHWIGDWGIDLMEYRSEYERRNILEVYEAYFDQVVTLAESKLFDFIGHIDLVKIFNYRPTDTVFLEQQYDRAVQALAASGTSIEISTAGLRKPVGEIYPDTLLLQKCYDAGVTIVLCSDAHHPDHIGYAYDQSIQLAQSVGYTEVQTFSKRKREAFPLG
- a CDS encoding DUF2905 domain-containing protein, encoding MNPIAKWLIIGGIALILAGLIWQIFGRFIPFGKLPGDIVINRENVKVFFPITTMIIISIVLSLLFSLGRFFR
- a CDS encoding L,D-transpeptidase, producing MFHMKYHTRYIGVLTLCFLLLLHPIPVSAIGQAQQASPLNQQPAIEAEFEGVHLEIDIATNVLKIFLNTQLMYTFKVATGKNKTHTPLGKFRIVTKVEKPWYLPKNIAGGDPKNPLGTRWLGLDVPYTSGYKYGIHGTNNPYSIGGHVTQGCIRLQNKQVEWLYQHIQIGTPVIIKDSSKTR